The Trueperaceae bacterium sequence CCGGGCCGTGCGCCTGCGCACGTCGATCTCCAACGCCTACCTCGCCGAGAACCTGTCCGGCATGAAGACCGTGCAGCTCTTCAACAGGGAGCAGCGCAACGCCAGGCGCTACGACGAGCTGAACCTCGACCTCCTCGACGCGAACATCGAGCAGGTGCGGTGGTTCAGCCTCTTCCACCCCACGGTCCAGCTCACCTCGGCCATCGCCACCGGCCTGATCCTCTTCTACGCCGGCTCGAGGCTCATCGGCGACCCGTTCACCGACGTCGTGACGATCGGCATGCTCGTCGCGTACATCCAGTACTCGCAGATGTTCTTCCGGCCGCTGCAGGAGCTCTCCGACAAGTTCAACATCCTGCAGGCCGCCATGGCCTCTTCCGAGCGCATCTTCCAGCTCCTCGACACGCCCGAGAAGGTCGTGAACAAGGACGCCGTGGCGGCGTTCGACGACGGCTTCCGCGGCCAGGTCGAGTTCCGCGACGTCTGGTTCGCCTACGACGACGAGGAGTGGGTGCTGCGGGGCGTCGACTTCACGATCGAGCCGGGCGAGTCGGTGGCGTTCGTGGGGCACACCGGCGCCGGCAAGACGACGATCATCAGCCTCGTGAGCCGCTTCTACGACGTGCAGCGCGGGGCGGTGCTCATCGACGGCGTCGACGTGCGCGACTACGACCAGGTCGAGCTGCGCCGCCACGTGGGCATCGTGCTGCAGGACCCGTTCCTGTTCTCCGGGACGATCCGCAGCAACATCACGCTGGGCGACGACTCGATCCCGCTGGAGCGCGTGATCGAGGCGGCCAAGTTCGTCAACGCCCACGACTTCATCGCGCGCCTACCCGACGGCTACGACACGGTCGTGCGCGAGCGCGGCGCCGGCTTCTCCACCGGCCAGAAGCAGCTCATCGCCTTCGCCCGCGCCCTCGTCCAGAACCCGGACATCCTCCTGGTGCTCGACGAGGCCACGGCGAACGTCGACACCGAGACCGAGGAGCTCATCCAGGACGCGCTCGAGAAGCTGATGCAGGGGCGGACGAGCATCATCATCGCCCACCGCCTGTCGACGATACAGAACGTCGACAGGATCATGGTCATGCGCAAGGGCAAGATCATCGAACAGGGCGACCACTTCGAGCTGCTGAGGAACGAGGACGGGTACTACAGGAAGCTCTACGAGCTGCAGTACCAGGAGCGCGAGGCCGCGGCGGGTTGAGCGCGGGCGGCCGGGCGGTCCCGCGCCCATGACGCACAAGCGGAGCGGGTGCCGGTCGCGCGACCGGCACCCGCTCCACCGCGTCGGGGACCGGCTACTGCTCCAGCACGACGACGCGGTAGTAGAAGGGCTCCTCCTGCCCCGGCTCGAGCGGGACCAGGAGCGTCCACCGCACGGCGCGGTACTCGGTGGGCTCGGCGACCCTGCGCTCGTCGCCCTCGCCCACGAGGATCGGCGGGGACCCGAAGTTCTCGCCGTCGACCGAGAACTCCGTGAGGACCCGCTCCGAGCTGGGCGTGGCCGAGCGCGGCACGAACTCGAAGCCGTCCATGATGGGCCCGGTGATCGTCACGCGGCCGGCGGGCAGCGTGGTCTCGCCCGTGTTCGTCGCGAAGATGCGGTACTCGATCACCTGGCCGGGGATGGCCTCGGTCGCGGCCGTGAACCGCTCCTCCTGGGTCCCGTCGTCGGTCGTGACCAGGCTGACGATGTAGATCTCCGTGCGGAGCTGGATGGGGTTGGACTGGCCCTGCTGCGCGAAGGCCGCGGTGGCGAGCAGCGCGAGCAGGAGCGCCGAGAGGCGTCGTCGGGTCGTCATCGGCGGTAAGCTACCAGCGCCACATGGGCCTGACTTGAGTAGATGAGGAACGTTCCTCATGGAGCGCTCACGTTCTCTCCTCGCAGGTGGTCGGCCAGCGCCACGTAGTCGCCGGCGCCCTTCACGCCGGCCTGGGCCGCGGCCGCGAAGGCGGCCAGCGCGGCCTCGAAGTCCTGCGCCACGCCCGTCCCGTGGAAGTAGAGCTGCCCCAGCCGGTACAGGGCCGGCCCGTGACCGGCGGCGGCCGCGCGCCGCACCCAGGACGCCCCCGTCGCCTCGTCCGGCGGCACGCCTAGGCCCCCCAGGTACAGCTCCCCGAGGGCGAGCTGGGCCTCCGGCAGGCCGGCCGCGGCCGCGGCCCCGTAGCGCTGCGCGGCCTCCCGGTAGCTCCACTCGCGTCCGAGGCCGTGCTGGGCCAGGTAGCCGAGCATGAACTGCGCGCGCGCCGAGCCGGCGTCGGCCGCCCTCTCCCAGGTGCGTCGCGCCGCCGCGAAGTCGCCGACGCGGTAGGCGGCGAGGCCGTCCTCGTAGCTCGGCGCGGCGCCGGAGCGGGCCCCGTAGACGAGCTGGAGCGCGACGAACACCACCACCGCCGCGACCAGCGCCACCACCAGGACGGCTCGCAGCGGCCGGCGCTCGCCGCGGGCCTCCCAGAGGCCGGGCCGGAACGCGGCCCCACGCTCCGCCGGCGGCAGGGGCCACTCGTCGATGGTCTGGCGGACGGCGACGGGCAGGTCCCCGCCCGCCTCGTGGCCGCGCCAGCCGGGCTCGGGTCGCGCCTCGTCGCGGTCGCGCTCGCCCGGCGCGGCGACCTCGACGACCGTGACGTCGTCGGCGGTCTCCGGCCGCCGCGCCGGCAGGCCCGCCTCGCGCCAGGGGTCGAGGCCGTTCCAGGGGTCGTCGAGGTCCCAGCCGTCCATCTCCGGGACGGGCGTGACGGGACCGTAGGCGTGGACGCGGACGCCGCCGCGCCCCTCGGCCGGCTCCACGGATCCCGTCTCGCGCCCTGGAGCGGCCTCTTCGGGCCGCACCTCGTGCGACGCGTCGTCGTCCGGCCCCTCCGGTCGCTGCTGCGGACGGGGCGCCACCGGCTCGTCCGCCGCGGTCGGCCCCTCGGGCGGCGCCGTCGGCGCCGGCGCGGCGGGGCCCGTCATGTCCGGCATGTGCACCGGCGCCACGCCCCACTCGGTCTGGTACGCGGCGGCGTCGTAGATGGCCACGGGGACGCCCG is a genomic window containing:
- a CDS encoding ABC transporter ATP-binding protein yields the protein MSALDEPLAGAEATPAVNERPKRLTDMDLPDYSVERAKAERRENRKAARRRLKRDSVLDEEGEALVRDYDQGMMLRLLRYLRPYKAQFALGVGLLLLYSVLVPAFPALIALAVDRYVVAAQEPFASLSIDERLRGLWWVVLAYLGLRLVNFGLRYGYTYAVAWLGQRIVYDIRSQIFAKIQRLHMGFFDRTPVGRLITRITGDVDAIQQMMTDGLVGLVADVGMIAFLTVYMFSINWRLALITLAVMPVLFVALNFIRLQQRTAYRAVRLRTSISNAYLAENLSGMKTVQLFNREQRNARRYDELNLDLLDANIEQVRWFSLFHPTVQLTSAIATGLILFYAGSRLIGDPFTDVVTIGMLVAYIQYSQMFFRPLQELSDKFNILQAAMASSERIFQLLDTPEKVVNKDAVAAFDDGFRGQVEFRDVWFAYDDEEWVLRGVDFTIEPGESVAFVGHTGAGKTTIISLVSRFYDVQRGAVLIDGVDVRDYDQVELRRHVGIVLQDPFLFSGTIRSNITLGDDSIPLERVIEAAKFVNAHDFIARLPDGYDTVVRERGAGFSTGQKQLIAFARALVQNPDILLVLDEATANVDTETEELIQDALEKLMQGRTSIIIAHRLSTIQNVDRIMVMRKGKIIEQGDHFELLRNEDGYYRKLYELQYQEREAAAG